The genomic interval TAAAGGAAGGGATGACCTACGGAGAAGGGGAAATGGTCAAACCGAATGTGGTAAAGCCTGCAAACGTGAAGACGGTTACTCTGTTTCGTAATGGGCAACAAGTGCTCAATTATGCGCTCGGTACAGAGCTTAATGAGGCAGGAAATTATCTACTCCTTGTTACGAATCAGAATGGGGTAGAGGCTAGTGTAAGATTTACCATTGACCGCAGCGTGAAGTTGGCTGGAATTGTACTGGATCTCTATCAATACCGGCTAGAAGAAGGGCAAAGTCAGCAGGTTGTTGTTCGGGCGAAATACTCAAACGGATCAACGGCTACAGTTTCAACAGGGATCACGTACAAAATCGCGAATGCCTCCCTTGCGAGGGTTAGTACCGATGGCTTTATTACCGGATTGAAAAAGGGTACTACGTTTTTGACCGTTACCTACGGAGGAATGACCGTAAACGCGAATGTAGAAATTCTAGCGAAGACGTTGTCTGCTGAAGCGGAGCTGCTTGATATTGCTTTAAGCAGCGGAACGTTAAGCCCCGCCTTCTCCTCAAGCAAGGCCAACTATAAGATTAGCGTTCAGAATATCGTAAATAAAATTACGATAAGGCCCACGGTGAAGCATCCAAATTCAACGCTGAAAGTAAACGGAACTACCATTGCAAGTGGTAGCACGGTAGCGGTTGATTTACCTGAGGGGATTACGATAATCCAGATTGAAGTTACGGCAGAGAATGGAATTAAGAAATCACTATACACACTAGAAGTTAAAAGAGTGACAAAGCAATTTGATGAAACAGCCATCCTTTACCCGCAGAATGGCTCCACGATTATCTACGAAGCTCCAAGGATTACAGGAAGATCGGAGCCGGGAAGCAAGGTGGAGGTTTATGTCGATCAGAGATCGGTGGGAACCGCTTGGACAGGTCCGGATGGAAGATGGTCTCTCGTCTCGAACCGCCTGTTATCCAGTGGCATTCATGAGGCTTATGCCGTTACTGTTGACAACTTTGGGAATAGCAAAGTATCCAATCCTCCAGTGAAATTTACGGTGGATACGACCACACGCTTGGTGCTTGAAGCATTCCCATCGGAAGTTGAAGGAGACGGCAAGTCACAGTTTACGATAAGGGCGACGCTGAAGACCGATGCAGGAGCTCCTATTCGAGATGTGCGGATTCGATTTGAGTTGGATGCAGGAAGTGTCAGGGAGGCCGAAGAGGTAACTGGAGCGGATGGTGTAGCTTCCATTACCTTAACTGCGCCTAAGCTTGAGGGCGTCCTTCCTATGAAATCTCTGATTCGAGCACGGGTAAGGGATCTAGATGGGAACTTCCTACAGGAAAACAGTATCATCGTCCATTACCTTCCAGCTTCCGTAAAAGGGGTGGTTATCGACCATACAACCGGAAAAGCAGTAAAGGGTGCGACGGTAGAGCTGAAAGAAGACTTTAATGGAGATGGAATTCCTGATTTTGTGACCAGTGTAACGACGGGTGAAGACGGAAGCTATAAAATCTATGTACCCCAAGGAAACTGGAAATACACGCCGATTATTAAATTCAATAAAGAAGTGGCACCGGGACAAACCTTCCCTGTAGAAGTGAAGCAAACGGCCAACGTTGGAGATTTAAACGAGATAGGCCCAGATAAGATGGTGCCCGCGAATAAGAATGTAAGCGGATTGTTGCTTATGACGGATAAGAAAGACGGACAGGTCAAAGAAATTCAAAAGGTATTGTCCGATGGAGAGCAAATCGAAACGAAGGTGACCGATGCTTCTGGCCAAGAAGTTCCAGGGCTTACCCTTGATGAGGATGGCCGTTTTCAACTCGAAGATGTTCCTCCGGGAGAATACAAGATTCTATTTCAAGTAGTGGCTCCAACTGGAGAAAAGCTAGCGGCAAAAGCAATCAACGTATCGGTGGGAGACGAACAAGTGGATGGGGAGTTAGGCATTCAGGTTGAATTAGTTGACCCGTACGGCATCGTAAGTGACCGAGTAACAGGCAAGCCGATTGTTGGTGTGAAAATGTCTCTTTACTGGTCGGATACGGACTTGAACCGTAAGTCAGGAAGAGTTCCACATACACTTGTGCCATTGCCAGTGCTTGATGATTTTCCTCCGAATCAAAACCGTGTTCCTCAATGGACAACGGAGGAAGGAGAATATGCGTGGATGGTATTCCCGGACGGAGACTATTATCTAGTCGGTGAAAAGGAAGGATATATCACCTTCGACAGCCGTGAAGACACTCGCAACGAGCAACAAGGTCCTACGAGCTATATTCGCGATGGGATCATTCATGTGGGAGATAGTATTGTAGAATATGATCTCACGATGCAGCCGATCGCGTCTCCAGGTGGAGATTCTGGAAGTGATAGCTCTTCGGGAGGGAGCACGCCGCCCGTAGTGGAGAAGCTTCCGGTTATCACTCCGGTGAAAAAACCGGCTCCTTATATCTTTGGGTATCCAGGTGAGATCTTTATGCCTCAGAAGTCCCTAACGAGAGCGGAGATGGCAGCCATTCTGACGAAGGTTTCATTAGGGGAGAAAGAATTGCCGAAGCGACAAGTGTTCCCTGATGTAGGATTGGATTTCTGGGCGTCAGGATCAATTGCCTTCGTTGAAGAACATCAGCTCATGATCGGTTATCCAGATGGAAGCTTCCAGCCTCAGAAGGAAGTGACTCGTGCGGAGATGGCGACTATAGCATTAAAGCTAAAGAAGCTGCAAGAAGGAGATCAATCCACTAATTTCCCGGATGCGGCTAAGCATTGGGCGAATAAGGTGATTTCTACAGCTTACGAGGCTGAGTACATGATTGGCTATACGGACGGATTGTTCCGACCGAATCGTTCGATAACACGAGCAGAAGCCGTTACGGTATTCAATAAGCTCCTTGGAAGAAGATTGAGTAAGAAGCCGGAGCAGTCTTCCTACAAGGATGTAGGACAGCAGCATTGGGCTTATGAACAGATTGAGGCTGCTTCAACCAGTGAAGTTGTACAAGAGTTTTTACCATAGAGCTGAGGGGTTCCGATTTTTGGAATCCCCTCTTTATAAGCATACCTGGATTGACATCAACGTTCCAGAATATGGAGGTTTGATGTGGAGGCAGGTATCTACTGCGAGTGATCCAAAGGAATTTCTCATCTTAGAAAGGGTGGATAAATTTTTATGATGAAAAGGCTGAGCTTATCAAATGGGTTAAAGATTTTACTTATATTCACCTTCATTTTCTCTTACGCTCAGTTCGGCGTTAGGCAAGATGCAGAGGCAGCCCTTAGAACGATAGATGTAAAGGATCAATCGATCGCGGATTGGTCAGGAATTACGACGGTTTTTTCAGACTCCTTAGGTGACGGAGGGGGGAAAGGTCAGACAACCGATTTGATGAGGGTGTTGATGGCAAGTGATGCCAATCATTTGTTTGTTAGGTGGGATGTGATACTTCCTTCCGGTTCGAACACGGTAGGAAACCAATTGTTTGGATTGCGCTTGACCACGGCAAGACCTCAGTCTGGAACAACCGCTCCTACACATGAAGCAACGGTATTTGTTCAAGTTAGCTCAGATGTTCCTCTCATTCACGTTGAGAGCGCGACCGATAGCAAGACCGTAAACGTATTGAGCAATCATGTGAATGTACAGCAAGTTGTAACGGGGAATGGCGTAAATAAAGTAAGCTCCATTGAAGCGGCTATTCCTTTCGCCGCCTTGAACGGGGGCAGTTATACAGCTGACAAAAGCTATAGTTTTACGAAGCTTGTAAGCAGTCCGATAACAGCAGCGAGTGTAGTGCCTCTTTGGGCGATGACGTTTTCCTCTCAGGCTTTTAACTCGAAGATTAAAGATACGGTACCTGACTCTGGTTACCTGGATTGGGATTTTAGTGACGGAACTTATACTCCTGTCGGAACAGGTCCTATTCCGTCTATACAAGGCGTTTCAACCACTCCTGTTATTTCGAACAACGATATGGCTACTTACCAAGCGATTGTAACGAATGTAGGGGATAATGCGGATAATAAAACCTTAGGGGTGAGTCAGCTTGCCTGGACGCTTCCCGCGGGATTCACGTACCAGGGAGGTCTGGAAAAAGGAACAGTCATCCGGGCTGACGGTTCGAGAAGCGAGCTTACTTTTACTGGTCCAAGCGTTGGGGCGACAGGTACTCTAAATTGGGGGAATTTCTCCACATCGACCCTGGCGTCTCATGAATCTCTTCTCATTGAGTTCGATGCCAAGCCACCGAGCTCTTCGACAGGGAAATTTTTCAGTTCCGTTTCAGCTACAGTCAATACGTCCACCTCGGCTATAGAAACCGGAGAAACGGCACAAGTAACCATTCCAGCTGGAACGGCGAGGCCTACAGGACTTCTTGCTAGCCAAACGACAGAAACGACAACCCATTTATCATGGATCGGAGTAACAGAAGCCACGGGGTACAATCTTTACCAGGATGGCATCCTCCTTAATTCAAGACCTTTAAGCAGTCTCTCCTATGATGTTTCTGGGCTGCAGCCTGGCCACACGTATACGTTTCGAGTGACAGCGATAGTTTCAGGCAATGAAACATTGGCTAGTGATCCTTTAATGGTCGCAACACTCCCTTTGTCACCGGTTAATCTATCAGCTCTGCCATTATCCGGAGCCGTTTCTCTAACTTGGAGTTCAGTCAGTGGGGCATCAGGTTATAAGGTCTATATGAGCACAACATCAGGGGCAGGTTTTGTAGAGGTCGATTCTTCACTAGTCAAGACTCATCCTTTCTACACGGTTACAGGATTGACTGATGGAACAACGTATTATTTTAAAATAAAAGCAGTTAACGCTTCAGGAGTAAGTGGTTTTTCGCAAGAGATTAGTGCCATTCCTCTTTCAATGAAGCCTCTTGCGCCTACAGATCTTCAGGGTGTCAGCAAGTCTACAACAAGTGCCGAGCTATCCTGGACAGCAGTTCCGGAAGTGAGCGGATATCTCATATATCACGGGGATGTTGTGGTGAAGTCGCTAAGCAGCACGGAGACGAGTACGACAATGGAAAATCTCAGTCCAGGTACCACCTATACTTTTACGATTCGCTCGATAAACGCGAATGTGGAATCAGATCCTAGTGAGCCGGTTACGATTACGACGTTTCCCGAAGCACCTGCTGATTTAGCCATAGATGAGTTTGGCACCACAACGGCGAATCTTTCCTGGCAGGGAGTTCCGGAAGCCACGGGCTATGTGATATATGTGAATGGTCAATTGAATAAAAATGTAGGTCCTGAGGCTGTTTCTGCCGAAATTACTGGTCTTGAGCCGGGAACGCCTTATACCTTTGCCGTTCGAGCCTTGAAGGGTGAAATCGAATCAGCGGACAGCAATGTGGAGCAAATCATTACGGTTCCGCTTCCTCCATCTAGCCTTCTAGTTCAAGATTCTACGCCAACTTCCATTACACTCCAGTGGCAGGGATCTACAGGGGCAGTGAGTTATAAAATCTATGTAGTCGGTGAGACGACTCCCCTGATGGTGGTGACCTCAGGAACAACAGCGCAAATGAATGGACTTCGTGAGGATACGGATTATTCGTTCGAAGTCACGGCGCTAAACGGTAATGGTTTCGAATCGGCAAGGAGTGACGCTGTTGCGGCGCGGACTTTACCAGCGCTTCCAGGGCTAAGTATTACATTAGCAGAGGTTGTAAAAATACCCAGCCAAGGAAACGAGATTGAAGTCACGATTGAAAATGCACGAGGCGAATTTTTGAGCAAAAAATGGGCTCGAGGTGAACTGTCGGTAACAGATAGTGTCTACTTTACTCATGATATTGAGGGCAGCTCTTTTCATGTCGAGGAGAATGGCTGGTATAGTGTTTACGTGCAGGATGGGGAAGGTCAGGAGGTAGTTGAAAAAATTAAGATTACCAATATAGACCGCGAACCGCCAACGATTACGACGACTTGGGTTGGCGATACCGCATACCCACGAGTAAACGTAAGTGTATCCGCGCTAGGGACCGGAAGCGGCATTCAGGATGTAAAGTATGCTCAAGGAGTGCAGGAGCTCACCTATTTCCACAGTGCGGGCACCACGGTGGAGAACCATCAATTCTTCATTGATATGAACGTTCCTTATACCTTGTACGCCAAAGATGACGCAGGAAATGAAGAGCGAATCTATCTTTATCCTATGGGTGATGTAGACTTCAACCAGGAATTGAATGTTACAGACTGGTTAGAAGTAGTGGGGTTTGTATTGTCTAGGAAGATTCCTACTCCATCCCAGAGTCTAGTAGCTAATCTTAATTTTGACCAAGATGATAAAATTAATGTCATTGATCTGGTTAAGATGGCAAATATGATCGTGGGCAAGTAAAAAAAGATGAAGGTGGATTTCACCTTCATCTTTTTGACTTTTATGAACAAAAAATATGCTTACCGATCTTCAAGAGTTGGGGACGGCTCCAGATCCAGGCGGATGTGGCGGTATCCGGATTAAAGTAGTATAATGCCCCGCCGCTTGGGTCCCATCCACGAATGGCATCGATCGCTGCTCGATACGAAGTGGAGTTGGGAGTGAGCCAGTACTGGCCATCATCTACAGCTGTAAATGCACGTGGTTCGAAAACGACTGCAGTTACATTATTCGGGAAGAGCGGCGATTTCACTCGGTTCATGACCACTGCCCCAACGGCGACTTGACCCTTGTAAGATTCACCGCGAGCCTCACCATGGATAATCTTAGCCATGATATCTAGTTCTTTTTGATTGACGGAGATTCGTTTTAATACTCTCCATGTCTTAGGACCTGTAACCCCATCAGGAGGAAGTCCATAGGACGTTTGGAATCTACGCACCGCATCCGAGGTACGTAGGCCGTATACTCCGTCCGGTTTTTGTTGATAATATCCTAAAATATTCAAACGGAACTGTAAGTCCCATACATCTCCAACTGTACTGCCGACCTTTAACGTTGGTGCTGCCTCCGCTTTTTCCATCGGCAACGTCATAAACAACGCGGCCAGAACGAAGAATGTGAACAACAAGCTTTTTCTCATCATCATTGTTCCTCCCCCTTTCCTGTGCCATTATACAGGTGTTCAAGAAAGGGCTTCAACCCACGCATTCTGGCAGGTCAACCATGAAGTGGCTGAAACAAAATTCCATGTATCCCGTAATGGCTAGCGCCTAACCCTTTGGAGTCCTCTCACATATAATGAATTAGCAACCAGTGATAAGGAGTTATCCAAGATGAACAGATCCTTCGGAAACTTAGAACCCCAAAACATTTTAGAGATCCTCACACGTATCTACCATAAGGTCCAAGAAGAACAATCAACAGATGCCAAACAGATTATTGATGACATGGTCGATCAATTGGAAGCGTTATTAGAACAGTAGAGAGACTACATAGACAGAAAGGGGAGGGATGGATTTAGACGGGCTGGCCTAGAAGTAAGCTGAACTTTTGGGCTTAAGCCTTGGGTCCTAACTGGTAGCTCGGGGGCTCCCTCGGGACATTCTAGAAAAATAGACGGAGTTTTTTCCTCTAATCCAAGATTCACTTCTGAAAAGGGGAATATAGCAGGAAGATTTTCCGTTATTTGCTCATAAGTAGCTGATCTTAGGGTTTTCGAGGCCGATAGGCGGAATTTGTTCCACTATTTAGGGTGTTTTTGGCTACTTTTTGAAAATAACGGAAAAACGTCCGGTTATCTCGGAGTTCGAGCCCTCGGGGAACCCGGAGGAGGTAGGGGGTAACCAGATGATCTGAGCTCCCTCATAACATTCTAGAAAAATAGGCGGAGTTTTTTCCTCTAATTCAAGATTCAACCCTGAAAAGGGGGATATAGGAGGAGAATTTTCCGTTATTTGCTCGAAAGTAGCTGATCTTAGGGGTTTCGGGGCCAATAGGCGGAATTTGTACCGCTATTTAGGGTGTTTTTGGCTACTTTTTAAAAATAAGGGAAAAATGTCCGGTTATCTCGGAGCTCCTGTTTTTTGACCCTCTGGGGCTTGCGGGTGGGAGGACATAAAGAAAGGCTGAACCCAACACCTGTAGGCTCAGCCTTTCCATTATTTATTGGGATATAACGATTTACTCATCTGTTGCAACTGAACGACGGAGCTTTCCACCCAAGATTGCATGGTGTCGCGGGCTAGTTTATTTTGTTCAATTGATGCTTTCGTCATGTATTCATATTGATCCTGTGTATTCATCCATAAGTTAATGTATCCCTTGCCTGCTTCTGTCAGCACATCAGCGTTCTGAGGGAAAAAGGTGCTCATGCTGCTGATGAGTTGATTCCATGGTTGTTCAGACTGCTGAATGACTTGCTGTGAAAGGACTTTTTGCTGTTCGAGGAGCTGCAGACTCCAGTTCTCTAATTCTTGTTGTATGAGGTTTGCTGAGTGGTAGGTTTGGGTCCATGCTGTGAGCAATGGATTGTTCTCGGAGTCTTCTAGGACAGGCTCGCTCTCGGAGTCGGGCGACGTGGTGTGGGATTCTTGGGTGGGTTCTGTTTGAGATTCTGTTTG from Ammoniphilus sp. CFH 90114 carries:
- the sleB gene encoding spore cortex-lytic enzyme, with amino-acid sequence MRKSLLFTFFVLAALFMTLPMEKAEAAPTLKVGSTVGDVWDLQFRLNILGYYQQKPDGVYGLRTSDAVRRFQTSYGLPPDGVTGPKTWRVLKRISVNQKELDIMAKIIHGEARGESYKGQVAVGAVVMNRVKSPLFPNNVTAVVFEPRAFTAVDDGQYWLTPNSTSYRAAIDAIRGWDPSGGALYYFNPDTATSAWIWSRPQLLKIGKHIFCS
- a CDS encoding S-layer homology domain-containing protein; the encoded protein is MVQSRQCAAVQKKRGMMMAKRKNNRTLRTFTKPLLLFLVLMLLVQPIMGIPSTQAQSPLELKIGSKEVLRGERISLPVYLTSDGQVQAIQFDLTFNDDLLTLVRVREGDIKGLSVMANESKRKVMIAGKGSLPQGTEKIIAYLDFDVRTTSTAVNTTVRMDNPVIGDVHAGNIVSSTTFQSGSVTVKALEGPIFVGVKEGMTYGEGEMVKPNVVKPANVKTVTLFRNGQQVLNYALGTELNEAGNYLLLVTNQNGVEASVRFTIDRSVKLAGIVLDLYQYRLEEGQSQQVVVRAKYSNGSTATVSTGITYKIANASLARVSTDGFITGLKKGTTFLTVTYGGMTVNANVEILAKTLSAEAELLDIALSSGTLSPAFSSSKANYKISVQNIVNKITIRPTVKHPNSTLKVNGTTIASGSTVAVDLPEGITIIQIEVTAENGIKKSLYTLEVKRVTKQFDETAILYPQNGSTIIYEAPRITGRSEPGSKVEVYVDQRSVGTAWTGPDGRWSLVSNRLLSSGIHEAYAVTVDNFGNSKVSNPPVKFTVDTTTRLVLEAFPSEVEGDGKSQFTIRATLKTDAGAPIRDVRIRFELDAGSVREAEEVTGADGVASITLTAPKLEGVLPMKSLIRARVRDLDGNFLQENSIIVHYLPASVKGVVIDHTTGKAVKGATVELKEDFNGDGIPDFVTSVTTGEDGSYKIYVPQGNWKYTPIIKFNKEVAPGQTFPVEVKQTANVGDLNEIGPDKMVPANKNVSGLLLMTDKKDGQVKEIQKVLSDGEQIETKVTDASGQEVPGLTLDEDGRFQLEDVPPGEYKILFQVVAPTGEKLAAKAINVSVGDEQVDGELGIQVELVDPYGIVSDRVTGKPIVGVKMSLYWSDTDLNRKSGRVPHTLVPLPVLDDFPPNQNRVPQWTTEEGEYAWMVFPDGDYYLVGEKEGYITFDSREDTRNEQQGPTSYIRDGIIHVGDSIVEYDLTMQPIASPGGDSGSDSSSGGSTPPVVEKLPVITPVKKPAPYIFGYPGEIFMPQKSLTRAEMAAILTKVSLGEKELPKRQVFPDVGLDFWASGSIAFVEEHQLMIGYPDGSFQPQKEVTRAEMATIALKLKKLQEGDQSTNFPDAAKHWANKVISTAYEAEYMIGYTDGLFRPNRSITRAEAVTVFNKLLGRRLSKKPEQSSYKDVGQQHWAYEQIEAASTSEVVQEFLP
- a CDS encoding fibronectin type III domain-containing protein, with product MMKRLSLSNGLKILLIFTFIFSYAQFGVRQDAEAALRTIDVKDQSIADWSGITTVFSDSLGDGGGKGQTTDLMRVLMASDANHLFVRWDVILPSGSNTVGNQLFGLRLTTARPQSGTTAPTHEATVFVQVSSDVPLIHVESATDSKTVNVLSNHVNVQQVVTGNGVNKVSSIEAAIPFAALNGGSYTADKSYSFTKLVSSPITAASVVPLWAMTFSSQAFNSKIKDTVPDSGYLDWDFSDGTYTPVGTGPIPSIQGVSTTPVISNNDMATYQAIVTNVGDNADNKTLGVSQLAWTLPAGFTYQGGLEKGTVIRADGSRSELTFTGPSVGATGTLNWGNFSTSTLASHESLLIEFDAKPPSSSTGKFFSSVSATVNTSTSAIETGETAQVTIPAGTARPTGLLASQTTETTTHLSWIGVTEATGYNLYQDGILLNSRPLSSLSYDVSGLQPGHTYTFRVTAIVSGNETLASDPLMVATLPLSPVNLSALPLSGAVSLTWSSVSGASGYKVYMSTTSGAGFVEVDSSLVKTHPFYTVTGLTDGTTYYFKIKAVNASGVSGFSQEISAIPLSMKPLAPTDLQGVSKSTTSAELSWTAVPEVSGYLIYHGDVVVKSLSSTETSTTMENLSPGTTYTFTIRSINANVESDPSEPVTITTFPEAPADLAIDEFGTTTANLSWQGVPEATGYVIYVNGQLNKNVGPEAVSAEITGLEPGTPYTFAVRALKGEIESADSNVEQIITVPLPPSSLLVQDSTPTSITLQWQGSTGAVSYKIYVVGETTPLMVVTSGTTAQMNGLREDTDYSFEVTALNGNGFESARSDAVAARTLPALPGLSITLAEVVKIPSQGNEIEVTIENARGEFLSKKWARGELSVTDSVYFTHDIEGSSFHVEENGWYSVYVQDGEGQEVVEKIKITNIDREPPTITTTWVGDTAYPRVNVSVSALGTGSGIQDVKYAQGVQELTYFHSAGTTVENHQFFIDMNVPYTLYAKDDAGNEERIYLYPMGDVDFNQELNVTDWLEVVGFVLSRKIPTPSQSLVANLNFDQDDKINVIDLVKMANMIVGK